A single window of Colletes latitarsis isolate SP2378_abdomen chromosome 11, iyColLati1, whole genome shotgun sequence DNA harbors:
- the Mei-9 gene encoding DNA repair endonuclease XPF mei-9, whose protein sequence is MLEYENQMFLEILHEDGLVVTAKGLGIETVFANILRAYTDPGNLIIVLGTTNYEEQYFIDILKTYGVKQLPRVVTFECSSDERAIMYLEGGVLFISGRILVVDLLKNRVPLNLVTGILVYKAHNILRSYQEAFALRLYRQNNKTGFIKAFTNSALAFTVGFMHVERIMKALFVKQLYLWPRFHTLVNDSLTKHKAEVIELHVKITPKMLNIQTCLLDVMNYVVKELKRLNKYLDLDELTVENAIAKKFHKQLQSQLDPIWHQLSSTSKQLLSDLKTLRALLACLTYEDCVSFYAMLNRLRTMEYAVKNSGWLMLDSVDSLFKNGKNRVYNEKNEFKPEENPKWTALTEVLLEIQHQNKKKGNNGNSEKILILVHDRIICYQLRNLLTKGFKEYLLHEAMKKLSHKGIEKINESIEKESSSNEKSKEDDMNDNEQDTYVLTQKVNEENQSNSSTDDNKHETLFEDCSQMAELDLTNVTTNAPVIIIQSLKKYGDPMSLHRAFAEHMPNNIVMYVADISAVRQIEIYQNNNPSIDLKVYFLIYGGSVEEQEYLTSLRREKEAFHKLINAKTTMVIPDDQDGKSDYLSLAVETDTDATENTRKGGLPTQPELPNTVIVDIREFRSELPAILYTRGMAIEPVTLQVGDYILSPEICVERKSISDLIGSLNSGRLYNQAVSMTRYYNKPMLLIEFDQNKPFCFQGYYYASKDVQNMFITSKLQLLTLHFPRLKLVWSPGPHATAQLFEELKQGSNQPNATIAAQIGFEENKQAAEKFNPRIQDLVAKLPGVTTKNLETILNKGQSLDHLNTLTKEEFTKMIENKNDARMLYNAFHEKSSPAEEKSKIGNKKTAVKGREKKLFTKIKQ, encoded by the exons ATGTTGGAATACGAGAATCAAATGTTTTTGGAAATACTCCATGAGGATGGTTTGGTTGTTACAGCAAA GGGACTTGGAATAGAAACTGTATTTGCAAATATATTAAGAGCTTACACAGACCCTGGAAACCTAATTATAGTCCTGGGGACTACAAATTATGAGGAACAATACTTCATTGACATTTTAAAAACTTATGGAGTCAAACAACTGCCCCGTGTTGTAACTTTTGAATGCTCTTCCGATGAGAg aGCAATAATGTATCTAGAAGGTGGAGTGTTATTTATATCAGGTCGAATTCTTGTAGTAGACCTTTTAAAAAATAGAGTTCCATTAAATTTAGTTACTGGAATTCTTGTATATAAAGCCCATAATATTTTAAGATCATATCAAGAAGCATTTGCTCTTCGTTTATATAGACAAAATAATAAA ACTGGTTTTATAAAAGCATTTACTAACTCTGCATTAGCATTCACTGTTGGATTTATGCATGTAGAACGAATAATGAAAGCCTTATTTGTCAAACAATTGTATTTATGGCCacgttttcacacacttgtaaaTGATAGTTTGACAAAGCACAAG GCAGAGGTCATTGAATTACATGTAAAAATTACACCAAAAATGTTGAACATTCAAACTTGTTTACTCGATGTGATGAACTATGTGGTAAAAGAATTGAAAAGACTTAATAAATAT TTAGATTTAGACGAATTAACCGTTGAAAATGCAATAGCTAAAAAGTTTCACAAGCAATTGCAATCACAGTTAGATCCTATTTGGCATCAACTTAGTTCAACTTCAAAACAATTACTCTCTGATTTAAAGACGTTACGAGCTCTTCTCGC ATGTTTAACATATGAGGATTGTGTATCATTTTATGCGATGTTAAACCGCTTACGTACTATGGAATATGCTGTAAAAAATAGTGGGTGGTTAATGTTAGATTCTGTAGACAGCTTATTCAAAAATGGAAAGAATAGAGTTTACAATGAAAAAAATG AATTTAAACCTGAAGAAAATCCAAAATGGACGGCTTTAACAGAAGTATTGCTTGAAATACAgcatcaaaataaaaaaaaaggaaataacGGAAATAGCGAAAAAATTCTCATTTTAGTACATGATCGTATTATATGTTATCAGTTAAGAAATTTGTTAACTAAGGGTTTTAAAGAATATTTACTTCATGAGGCAATGAAGAAACTTTCTCACAAAGGAATAGAAAAAATAAA CGAAAGTATAGAAAAAGAATCATCATCTAATGAGAAAAGTAAGGAGGATGATATGAACGATAACGAACAAGATACTTACGTATTAACTCAAAAAGTTAATGAAGAAAATCAATCTAATTCATCAACAGATGATAACAAACATGAAACATTATTTGAGGATTGTTCACAG ATGGCTGAATTAGATTTAACTAATGTAACAACAAACGCGCCTGTTATCATAATACAATCTTTGAAAAAGTACGGTGATCCAATGTCTTTACATCGCGCTTTTGCAGAACATATGCCAAATAATATTGTTATGTATGTAGCTGATATTTCGGCTGTGCGGCAAATTGAA ATTTATCAAAATAATAATCCATCAATAGATTTGAAAGTATATTTCTTAATTTATGGAGGTTCTGTAGAAGAACAGGAATATCTTACATCACTACGACGAGAGAAAGAAGCATTTCACAAATTAATCAATGCTAAAACT ACCATGGTCATTCCTGATGACCAAGATGGAAAGTCTGATTATTTGAGTCTTGCAGTGGAAACAGATACAGACGCAACAGAAAATACACGTAAAGGTGGATTACCAACTCAGCCTGAACTTCCTAACACTGTAATAGTTGACATAAGAGAATTTAGAAGTGAACTGCCTGCCATACTATATACACGAGGCATGGCAATTGAACCTGTAACGTTGCAG GTTGGAGATTACATTTTATCACCAGAAATTTGTGTCGAAAGGAAAAGTATTTCTGATTTAATTGGTTCTTTAAATAGTGGAAGATTATACAATCAAGCTGTTTCTATGACAAGATATTATAACAAACCGATGCTTTTGATAGAGTTTGATCAAAATAAACCATTCTGCTTTCAG GGATATTACTACGCTAGTAAAGATGTACAAAATATGTTCATAACTTCAAAACTTCAGTTATTGACTTTACATTTtcctcgattaaaacttgtatgGTCTCCCGGGCCTCATGCAACAGCACAATTGTTTGAAGaattaaaa CAAGGAAGTAATCAACCGAATGCAACTATAGCTGCTCAAATTGGATTCGAAGAAAATAAACAGGCAGCGGAAAAATTCAATCCACGCATTCAAGATTTAGTTGCCAAATTACCAGGAGTTACTACCAAAAATTTGGAAACAATTTTGAATAAAGGACAATCATTAGATCATCTCAATACGCTTACAAAa GAGGAATTTACAAAAATGATCGAAAATAAGAATGATGCACGAATGTTATACAATGCGTTTCACGAGAAAAGCTCTCCGGCTGAAGAAAAATCAAAGATAGGTAATAAAAAGACTGCAGTTAAAGGTcgtgaaaaaaaattgtttactaaAATCAAGCAATGA
- the LOC143347905 gene encoding putative inactive peptidyl-prolyl cis-trans isomerase-like 6: MIRNKDKNGLLKKHFSSLVDNDYVRIKVVGVINTIAFQKARIWTEKLHQHLPFKFIRPEIIEMFQMNWFEYIQKQKRQIGGKIWSLKQPVAVFINDKFIGCDVDLLHYISEFYTFSLPIGIGYYESLAAERYKQFMEKSKRKYVYFTFTVDGCTIGSFIFMLYSDLLPLTCQHFLNLCTGYDDVTKCYKNSYYINTRVHRIVKNGWLQCGGIALPKINEESVNNITIPDELYCIPHDRRGILSLANSGKHCNESQFIVCLKPNPWMNYFYVAFGQLVDGAETLKILENMPTYYEHPIKQIVISYCGDYLFVDEPILETESKVIYKCRSSISVDREDTKLSDIAFNFYCNTSWLDDIVDRNVCDTESILMAERYLNDLYCLSINYLPGMDMCLCEETRLISKKNYDITSTDMLRELLLKFQPDLMTEKEKLMFIIEISKIILAYIFCYKDHKFCSKHISIDTCEIIHTIFEIAHKIASKTVAKTEISHKCGDLQTANIFEAKQVNADISVSKVCIPLLQDILNAAILCLMRTFDIHQ, translated from the exons ATGATACGAaataaagataaaaatggaTTATTGAAAAAGCACTTTTCAAGTTTGGTTGATAACGATTATGTTAGAATTAAAGTTGTAGGTGTTATAAATACTATCGCTTTTCAAAAGGCTCGAATATGGACAGAAAAGTTACATCAACATTTACCATTTAAATTTATAAGGCCGGAAATTATAGAAATGTTTCAAATGAATTGGTTTGAATATATTCAAAAACAAAAAAGg caAATTGGAGGTAAAATATGGTCATTAAAGCAACCTGTAGCAGTCTTTATAAATGATAAATTTATCGGTTGTGATGTGGACCTTTTACATTACATAAGTGAGTTTTATACTTTTAGTTTACCTATTGGCATAGGGTATTATGAATCTCTTGCAGCAGAACggtataaacaatttatggaaaAATCCAAA AGAAAATATGTTTATTTTACATTTACTGTAGATGGTTGTACCATTGGATCATTTATATTTATG TTGTATTCTGATTTATTACCATTAACTTGtcaacattttttaaatctttgtACTGGATATGATGATGTAACAAAATGTTACAAAAATTCTTATTATATAAATACACGTGTACATCGTATAGTAAAAAATGGATGGCTTCAATGTGGTG GTATTGCATTACCCAAAATAAACGAAGAATCTGTAAATAATATTACGATACCCGATGAATTGTATTGCATTCCTCATGACCGTCGTGGAATTCTTTCATTAGCAAATAGTGGAAAACATTGCAATGAATCTCAGTTTATTGTATGCTTAAAACCTAATCCTTGGATGAATTATTTCTATGTTGCTTTTGG TCAACTGGTGGATGGTGCAGAAactttaaaaattttagaaaatatgcCAACATACTACGAACATCCTATAAAACAAATAGTAATTTCATATTGTGGAGACTATCTCTTTGTAGATGAACCTATACTTGAAACAGAATCAAAAGTTATCTAT AAATGTCGATCATCAATAAGCGTTGACAGAGAAGATACGAAACTTAGTGATATTgcctttaatttttattgtaacacATCATGGCTTGATGATATTGTGGATAGAAATGTTTGTGACACAGAGTCGATTTTAATGGCAGAACGATATTTGAATGATCTTTATTGTCTTTCAATTAATTATTTACCAG GTATGGATATGTGTCTGTGTGAAGAGACTCGcttaatttctaagaaaaactaTGATATCACGAGTACAGACATGCTTCGTGAATTACTATTAAAATTTCAACCTGATTTAAtgacagaaaaagaaaaattaatgtttattatagaaatttctaaaattattttagCTTATATCTTTTGTTATAAAGATCACAAA TTTTGTTCGAAACATATCTCAATTGATACTTGTgaaattatacatacaatatttgaaattgCACACAAAATAGCATCGAAAACTGTTGCAAAAACTGAAATTTCACATAAATGTGGAGATTTACAAACTGCTAA TATATTTGAAGCAAAGCAAGTTAATGCTGATATAAGTGTTTCAAAAGTTTGTATACCATTATTACAAGATATATTAAATGCAGCCATATTATGTTTGATGAGAACTTTTGACATACATCAATAA
- the Spoon gene encoding A-kinase anchor protein spoonbill — protein MSATHIQIVKWSFPAFALIIGLLWYRRRRVDRTDPGGVDNLDYTDESLVDPEKEAATVKSSLNFCDSDMQIDESFTVSSSCQPTEETICSPRKRSESLDIPQRKNGSQPASMRSITPEDDQGWHNFLNSASHKMDIQLGSNPKTSNFDMVFRSRSVASAENAVDSSTNARKIFENVTEEEEQTTISEDTPLEVVDKNEENETNNKCNYTPSNEPPVATPTKDSTKTQVQTLSERDSANHSPVSGVLEGSVTDEARSEGSTDSGKGGSITGHAKDNAIPMVYEFNVPQNLVGKVIGRHGSFLQSIREQAKVHIIIRHNPIFRDQQICSIEGSTEGINIALDMIRQKLPKKKYPHVTLEQIFQLTLLNQSSWFTELVQLSLVEGVNNDVVVCHIVKPNRFFVQLPTHPTYPSLRILDESMTLLYNTTESPPVPDELSKGMVFVAKWFNRWVRVYIEQPDPLGERHLVRLVDHGGYWYCSSIEMRKIRSDYLALPLQAIEIFLANVQPKNGVWDQEAYNVVAHMCSGISGQAQIEGYINSSVYVSLYLNIQKHGVVSLAEELIARGYAESVPLESIVPEEDVSFT, from the exons ATGTCAGCTACTCATATCCAAATTGTGAAGTGGAGTTTTCCAGCTTTTGCGCTTATTATTGGCCTTCTGTGGTATAGACGTCGTCGAGTGGACAGAACAGATCCAGGTGGAGTAGATAATCTAGATTACACCGACGAAAGTCTCGTCGATCCCGAAAAGGAAGCTGCTACTGTAAAATCTAGCTTGAACTTCTGCGATTCTGATATGCAAATTGATGAGTCGTTCACGGTGAGTTCTTCTTGTCAACCAACAGAAGAAACGATTTGTAGCCCAAGAAAGAGAAGCGAGAGCTTAGATATCCCTCAAAGGAAGAACGGCTCGCAGCCTGCTTCCATGCGTTCGATAACGCCTGAAGATGATCAAGGATGGCACAATTTTCTGAATTCCGCGTCGCACAAAATGGATATACAGTTGGGCAGCAATCCTAAAACGAGTAATTTCGATATGGTTTTCAGAAGCAGAAGCGTGGCTTCTGCGGAAAACGCTGTCGATTCGAGTACTAATGCGAGGAAGATATTTGAAAATGTTACCGAAGAGGAAGAACAAACAACAATTTCTGAAGATACGCCGTTGGAAGTTGTTGATAAAAATGAGGAGAACGAGACAAATAATAAATGCAATTACACTCCAAGTAACGAGCCACCTGTTGCCACTCCGACAAAAGACAGTACTAAAACTCAAGTGCAAACGTTATCCGAACGAGATTCTGCCAATCACAGTCCAGTTTCTGGCGTTTTAGAAGGCAGCGTCACGGACGAAGCCAGGAGCGAAGGAAGCACAGACAGTGGAAAGG GAGGAAGTATCACGGGTCACGCGAAGGACAATGCAATCCCGATGGTGTACGAATTTAATGTCCCACAAAATTTAGTTGGAAAAGTAATCGGCCGTCACGGTAGTTTCTTACAAAGCATTCGTGAGCAAGCCAAAGTTCATATAATCATCAGACATAATCCTATATTCAGAGATCAGCAAATTTGTAGTATAGAAGGTTCCACGGAAGGGATCAACATTGCTCTGGATATGATACGTCAGAAGCTTCCAAAGAAGAAGTATCCACACGTGACTCTTGAACAGATTTTTCAATTAACATTGTTAAACCAGAGCTCGTGGTTCACAGAACTAGTACAATTGTCGTTAGTGGAGGGTGTAAACAACGATGTTGTTGTATGTCATATAGTAAAACCAAACCGATTCTTCGTACAGCTTCCTACTCATCCCACATACCCATCCTTGCGAATTTTAGATGAAAGCATGACATTATTATATAACACGACAGAATCACCGCCAGTTCCAGATGAACTTAGTA AAGGTATGGTGTTCGTTGCAAAATGGTTCAATAGGTGGGTTAGGGTATATATCGAACAACCAGATCCTCTTGGCGAACGGCATTTAGTGCGGCTTGTCGATCATGGGGGTTATTGGTATTGCAGTAGTATAGAAATGAGAAAGATTAGGTCAGATTACCTTGCATTACCATTGCAAGCAATTGAAATATTCCTCGCGAATGTACAGCCAAAAAATG GTGTGTGGGATCAAGAGGCTTACAATGTAGTTGCTCATATGTGTTCTGGTATTTCCGGACAAGCTCAAATCGAAGGTTATATAAATTCAAGCGTATACGTTAGTCTTTATTTGAATATTCAGAAACACGGG GTGGTATCCCTTGCTGAGGAATTAATAGCTCGTGGATATGCGGAATCTGTACCGTTAGAAAGCATAGTTCCAGAAGAAGATGTATCGTTTACTTGA